A part of Candidatus Aminicenantes bacterium genomic DNA contains:
- a CDS encoding aldehyde ferredoxin oxidoreductase family protein — MHGWIGKIVKIDLGRGTRETVDVGDAMRRRYLGGRGLGVKLYGDLFPDPIDPLGDDNALIFMTGPLTGTMMTSGRFQIVSRSPLTGTICDSSSGGVFGQALKAAGVDGLIIRGRAAAPVYLLVQDGEVEIRDAAAFWGLDTQKTQKGIQAETPPRTSVACIGPAGENGLLFAAVMNDKDRAAGRGGMGAIMGAKNLKAVAAAGARSVEIADPAGYKDLAARVDRAVDKNPVTGKSLQLLGTSVLVNIINAHGMFPTENFRRGVFNDAEGTSGEKIAETLLQRQSACYKCPIGCGRTTKTRDMQGEGPEYETVWAFGAHLGISDLTAITEANYACNELGLDTITMGSTLGCAMELRDVGAWPEGPRWGEAGKLREWVTDTVYRRGIGAELALGSKRLAAKYGRPELAMQVKGMEIPAYDPRGVQGMALSYATSNRGGCHMRAYMIAPEILGHPVFLDRFSTAGKAELVALFQDISAMVDSTVLCRFLQFALGISTFTEMLRTVTGLDFSDEELMAVGRRIYTLERLFNNRAGFGRGDDTLPPRFFNEELATGPSRHRLVRLDEMLDDYYAVRGWDKNGAPLPQTLAELGL, encoded by the coding sequence ATGCACGGCTGGATCGGAAAAATCGTCAAGATCGACCTGGGGCGGGGGACGCGGGAGACCGTCGACGTCGGCGACGCGATGCGGCGCCGCTACCTCGGCGGCCGCGGCCTGGGCGTCAAGCTGTACGGCGATCTCTTCCCGGATCCGATCGACCCCTTGGGCGACGACAACGCCCTGATCTTCATGACCGGTCCCTTGACCGGGACGATGATGACCTCGGGCCGCTTCCAGATCGTCTCGCGCTCGCCCCTGACCGGAACCATCTGCGACTCCAGCTCCGGCGGCGTCTTCGGCCAGGCGCTCAAGGCGGCCGGAGTCGACGGGCTGATCATCCGGGGCCGGGCCGCGGCACCCGTCTATCTTCTCGTCCAGGACGGCGAAGTCGAGATCCGCGACGCCGCGGCGTTTTGGGGGCTCGACACCCAGAAGACGCAGAAGGGCATCCAAGCCGAGACGCCGCCCCGGACCTCGGTGGCCTGCATCGGCCCGGCCGGTGAGAACGGGCTCCTCTTCGCCGCCGTCATGAACGACAAGGACCGTGCCGCCGGCCGCGGCGGGATGGGCGCCATCATGGGCGCGAAGAACCTGAAGGCGGTCGCCGCCGCGGGCGCCCGGTCGGTGGAGATTGCCGACCCGGCCGGTTACAAGGACCTGGCGGCCCGTGTCGACCGGGCCGTCGACAAGAACCCGGTGACCGGCAAATCGCTGCAGCTTCTGGGCACGTCGGTGCTGGTCAACATCATCAACGCTCACGGCATGTTCCCGACCGAGAACTTCCGGCGCGGCGTGTTCAACGACGCCGAAGGCACGAGCGGCGAGAAGATCGCCGAAACGCTGCTGCAGCGTCAGAGCGCCTGCTATAAGTGCCCGATCGGCTGCGGCCGCACGACCAAAACCCGGGATATGCAGGGCGAAGGGCCGGAATACGAAACAGTCTGGGCCTTCGGCGCCCATTTGGGGATCAGCGACCTGACTGCGATTACCGAGGCCAACTACGCCTGCAACGAGCTGGGGCTTGACACCATCACTATGGGCAGCACCCTCGGCTGCGCCATGGAGCTTCGCGACGTCGGCGCCTGGCCGGAGGGCCCGCGTTGGGGCGAGGCCGGCAAGCTTCGGGAATGGGTGACCGACACGGTCTACCGGCGGGGGATCGGCGCCGAGCTGGCTTTGGGCTCGAAGCGGCTGGCGGCTAAATACGGCCGCCCCGAGCTGGCCATGCAGGTCAAAGGGATGGAGATTCCGGCTTACGATCCGCGCGGTGTCCAGGGCATGGCCCTGTCTTACGCCACGTCCAATCGGGGCGGCTGCCATATGCGGGCCTATATGATCGCCCCCGAAATCCTCGGCCACCCTGTTTTCCTGGACCGCTTTTCCACCGCGGGCAAGGCCGAGCTCGTGGCCTTGTTCCAAGATATCTCGGCTATGGTGGACTCGACCGTTCTCTGCCGCTTTCTGCAGTTCGCCCTAGGGATCTCGACCTTCACCGAGATGCTGCGCACGGTCACCGGCCTGGATTTCAGCGACGAGGAGCTGATGGCCGTCGGCCGCCGCATCTATACTCTGGAGCGGCTCTTCAACAATCGGGCCGGATTCGGCCGCGGCGACGACACCCTGCCGCCGCGGTTTTTCAACGAGGAGCTGGCGACAGGGCCGTCGCGCCACCGCCTGGTGCGGCTCGACGAGATGCTCGACGATTATTACGCCGTCCGCGGCTGGGACAAGAACGGTGCACCGTTGCCGCAAACCCTGGCCGAGCTGGGGCTATAG
- a CDS encoding MoaD/ThiS family protein, translating into MHRCRKPWPSWGYSLAGTISVKFYGLLRRRVRAAAVEIEGDGLPILDLLRRAEEAAGGSFLDELLDRDVGLLTGTIILVNGENIRLREGLETRIGAGDHIDLFSPAGGG; encoded by the coding sequence GTGCACCGTTGCCGCAAACCCTGGCCGAGCTGGGGCTATAGCTTGGCCGGGACGATCTCCGTCAAGTTCTACGGGCTCCTGCGCCGCCGCGTGAGGGCCGCCGCCGTGGAAATCGAAGGCGACGGCTTGCCGATTCTGGACCTGCTGCGCAGGGCGGAAGAAGCGGCCGGGGGGAGCTTCCTGGACGAGCTTCTGGACCGGGATGTTGGGCTGTTGACCGGGACCATCATCCTGGTCAACGGCGAGAACATCCGCCTCCGGGAAGGCTTGGAGACGAGAATCGGAGCCGGCGATCATATCGATCTTTTCTCGCCCGCCGGCGGAGGCTGA
- a CDS encoding thymidine phosphorylase, which translates to MATSGMYEIISKKRDGLELDRDEIDFVVSGYARGEIPDYQVAAWLMAVYLRGLNERELADLTDTMLASGECISLDGVPGKSIDKHSTGGVGDKISFVVAPLVAACGVRVPMLSGRGLGHTGGTLDKLEAIPGLNVFLTPERFRGVLAECGMAICGQTDAIVPADKKIYALRDATATVGSIPLIASSIMSKKLALGTDGIVLDVKTGSGAFMKDEQDALRLCRAMVSIGEKAGRPTLGFITSMDQPLGWAVGNGLEIVESIEALKGRGPEDVMQVSTALGYGMLRAAGRATSYAQACDLFREAIASGRALEVFRRFIAAQGGDPRVCEDYSLLPAALQQSEYKAPAAGVIEAIDSFLVGMAAIETGAGRRRKEDAVGYGSGFVFRARVGDRVERDQGLVTVHSDRPECTAEVLERLGEAIRIGPGPAAATKMILHMVDKDGVHPWNNG; encoded by the coding sequence ATGGCGACAAGCGGTATGTACGAGATCATCTCCAAGAAGCGCGATGGCTTGGAGCTAGACAGGGACGAAATCGATTTTGTGGTTTCCGGCTATGCCAGGGGCGAGATCCCGGACTACCAGGTCGCGGCCTGGCTGATGGCCGTCTACTTGCGCGGCTTGAATGAGAGGGAGCTGGCCGACCTGACCGACACGATGCTCGCTTCCGGGGAGTGCATCTCCTTGGACGGAGTGCCCGGCAAGTCGATCGACAAGCACAGCACCGGCGGCGTCGGCGACAAGATCAGCTTCGTCGTCGCCCCTCTGGTCGCCGCCTGCGGGGTGCGGGTGCCGATGCTGTCCGGCCGTGGCCTGGGCCACACCGGCGGCACCCTGGACAAGCTGGAGGCCATCCCGGGACTGAACGTCTTCCTGACCCCCGAGCGATTTCGCGGTGTGCTGGCCGAATGCGGGATGGCTATCTGCGGTCAGACCGACGCCATCGTGCCCGCCGACAAAAAAATCTATGCCCTGCGCGACGCCACGGCCACCGTCGGCAGCATTCCGCTCATCGCCTCGTCGATCATGAGCAAGAAGCTGGCCCTGGGGACCGACGGCATCGTCCTGGACGTGAAGACCGGCAGCGGCGCTTTCATGAAAGACGAGCAGGACGCGCTGCGCCTGTGCCGGGCCATGGTCTCGATCGGCGAAAAGGCCGGCCGCCCCACCCTGGGCTTCATCACCAGCATGGACCAGCCTCTCGGCTGGGCCGTGGGCAACGGCCTGGAGATCGTCGAATCCATCGAGGCCTTGAAAGGCCGGGGCCCCGAAGACGTCATGCAGGTCTCCACCGCCCTCGGCTACGGCATGCTCCGGGCGGCGGGGCGGGCGACGAGCTATGCCCAGGCTTGCGACCTATTCAGGGAGGCCATCGCCTCGGGCCGGGCCCTGGAAGTCTTCCGGCGCTTCATCGCCGCCCAGGGAGGCGATCCCAGGGTCTGCGAAGATTATTCGCTCTTACCCGCCGCCCTGCAGCAGTCGGAATACAAGGCCCCGGCCGCGGGCGTTATCGAGGCCATCGATTCGTTCCTCGTCGGCATGGCCGCCATCGAGACGGGGGCCGGCCGCCGGAGAAAAGAGGATGCGGTCGGCTACGGCAGCGGCTTCGTCTTTCGGGCCCGCGTTGGCGACCGGGTCGAGCGGGATCAAGGCCTGGTCACCGTCCACAGCGATCGCCCGGAGTGCACGGCGGAAGTCCTGGAGCGCTTGGGCGAGGCGATCCGGATCGGTCCCGGGCCCGCGGCCGCGACGAAGATGATTCTGCACATGGTGGATAAAGACGGCGTCCATCCTTGGAACAACGGATGA
- a CDS encoding YjjG family noncanonical pyrimidine nucleotidase produces the protein MTMGTKYKGIFFDADDTLFDYPRAERAALKACLREFHIRVELGIFLEAYRRHNLDVWRAFERGETDQVRLRVERFRRVAAELDLADLPLERISVYYLEALSGQPPLFPGALATVRSLARRYPLALITNGIASVQRRRFAASPITRFFKAVVISEEVGIAKPDPRIFAPALETTGLAAADVLFVGDSVTSDMAAARNAGMDFCWLNPGRMPVPDGHAPAFVIEAIRELPGCLALPLSQRLGQKAAD, from the coding sequence ATGACGATGGGCACGAAATACAAGGGCATATTTTTCGACGCGGACGACACCCTCTTCGACTACCCGCGGGCCGAGCGGGCCGCCCTCAAGGCTTGCCTTCGCGAATTCCATATCCGCGTCGAGCTCGGCATTTTTCTCGAAGCCTACCGCCGCCACAACCTCGACGTCTGGCGGGCCTTCGAGCGCGGCGAGACTGATCAGGTTCGTCTGCGCGTCGAGCGCTTCCGCCGCGTGGCCGCGGAGCTCGACCTGGCGGATCTGCCCTTGGAGAGGATCAGCGTCTACTACCTGGAAGCCTTGTCCGGCCAGCCGCCCCTTTTCCCCGGGGCTTTGGCGACGGTGCGATCCTTAGCCCGCAGGTACCCCCTGGCCCTCATCACCAACGGCATCGCCTCGGTCCAGCGCCGGCGCTTCGCCGCCTCGCCCATCACCCGGTTTTTCAAGGCCGTGGTCATCTCCGAGGAAGTCGGGATCGCCAAGCCCGACCCGCGGATCTTCGCGCCCGCGCTCGAGACGACCGGCCTCGCCGCGGCCGACGTCCTCTTCGTCGGCGACAGCGTGACCTCGGACATGGCCGCCGCCCGCAACGCCGGCATGGATTTCTGCTGGCTCAATCCCGGCCGGATGCCCGTTCCGGACGGACATGCCCCAGCCTTCGTTATTGAGGCCATCCGGGAGCTTCCCGGCTGTCTTGCCCTTCCCTTAAGCCAACGACTCGGGCAAAAGGCGGCGGACTGA
- a CDS encoding type II toxin-antitoxin system VapB family antitoxin — MRTTINIDDTILAKASELTGIKEKTALVRTGLEYLIARESAKRLARLGGTAKNLEPIPRRRSNW; from the coding sequence ATGAGGACGACAATCAATATCGACGACACGATTCTTGCCAAGGCTTCGGAATTGACCGGCATTAAAGAGAAGACGGCCCTGGTCAGGACAGGCTTGGAATACCTTATCGCCCGGGAGAGCGCCAAAAGACTGGCCAGGCTCGGAGGGACGGCCAAGAACCTCGAGCCGATCCCCCGACGCAGAAGCAATTGGTGA
- a CDS encoding type II toxin-antitoxin system VapC family toxin, with translation MVLVDTSVWVDHFRLGNQRLAALLENGDVVCHPFIIGELACGNLPSRTDTLGCLLDLPRTRTAGQDEVMRLIEGRRLMGIGLGLIDVHLLAAALLDGIPVWTLDIPLKKAAAKLGLAFP, from the coding sequence ATGGTCCTTGTCGACACATCCGTCTGGGTCGATCATTTCCGCCTCGGGAATCAGCGGCTGGCCGCCCTCCTGGAAAACGGGGACGTCGTTTGTCATCCCTTCATCATCGGCGAGCTTGCCTGCGGGAACCTTCCCTCTCGTACGGATACGCTCGGCTGCCTGCTTGATTTGCCCCGGACAAGGACCGCCGGCCAGGACGAAGTCATGCGCTTGATCGAAGGCCGCCGGCTTATGGGCATCGGCCTCGGTCTCATCGATGTCCATCTGCTGGCCGCCGCCCTTCTTGACGGCATCCCCGTTTGGACGCTGGACATCCCGCTTAAAAAGGCCGCCGCGAAGCTCGGCCTCGCCTTCCCCTGA
- a CDS encoding nucleoside permease — MKLKTRLVIMNFLQFFIWGTWLLTIGAYWFQTKHWSGTEFGAIFSTMGIASLFMPAIAGVIADKWVRAEKLYGVFHLVGAAILFCVPLVDNPTTLFWVMLASMIFYMPTIALAITVAYSSMKAEGLDVIKAYPPIRVFGTIGFIVALWIVSLAGLEKSPAQFYVASAASLALGVYAFTLPKCHPLGKGDQQTLAQSLGLDAFRLFKNTKMALFFLFSMLLGAALQLTNAYGDTFLHDFAKIDLFKNTVAVKFPAIIMSISQISETLFILAIPFFLRKFGIKRVMLFSMFAWVLRFGLFAYGDPAQRLWMIILSCIIYGMAFDFFNITGSLFVETQSAPRIRASAQGLFMMMTNGLGAFLGGRISGIVIDKYFRLSGDPLAVQFNWKGIWITFALYSLTVAVLFAILFRHQHDGRQMGSAKPSESSLKTESV, encoded by the coding sequence ATGAAACTGAAAACAAGACTAGTGATCATGAATTTTCTGCAGTTCTTCATCTGGGGCACCTGGCTTCTGACGATCGGGGCCTATTGGTTCCAGACCAAGCACTGGTCCGGCACGGAGTTCGGCGCCATCTTCTCGACCATGGGCATCGCCTCGCTGTTCATGCCCGCGATCGCCGGCGTCATCGCCGACAAGTGGGTCCGGGCGGAAAAGCTCTATGGCGTCTTTCACCTCGTCGGCGCGGCCATCCTCTTCTGCGTGCCGCTGGTCGACAATCCGACGACCCTCTTCTGGGTGATGCTGGCGAGCATGATCTTCTACATGCCCACCATCGCCCTGGCAATCACGGTCGCCTATTCCTCCATGAAGGCGGAGGGCCTGGACGTGATCAAGGCCTATCCGCCGATTCGAGTCTTCGGCACCATCGGATTCATCGTCGCCCTGTGGATCGTCAGCCTGGCGGGCTTGGAAAAATCTCCGGCCCAATTCTATGTGGCGTCGGCCGCGTCGTTGGCCCTGGGCGTGTATGCCTTCACCCTGCCGAAGTGCCACCCCCTGGGGAAAGGCGACCAACAGACCCTGGCTCAATCGCTGGGGCTGGATGCGTTTCGATTATTTAAAAACACCAAAATGGCGCTGTTCTTCCTCTTCTCCATGCTGCTGGGCGCGGCCCTGCAATTGACCAACGCCTACGGCGACACCTTTTTGCACGACTTCGCCAAAATCGATCTGTTCAAGAATACGGTGGCCGTCAAGTTTCCGGCCATCATCATGTCGATCTCGCAGATCTCCGAGACTCTCTTCATTCTGGCCATCCCGTTCTTTCTCCGGAAGTTCGGGATCAAGAGAGTGATGCTGTTCAGCATGTTCGCCTGGGTCCTGCGATTCGGCCTGTTCGCCTACGGCGACCCGGCCCAGCGGCTCTGGATGATCATCTTGTCCTGCATCATCTACGGCATGGCCTTCGACTTTTTCAACATCACGGGCTCGCTCTTCGTGGAGACGCAAAGCGCACCGAGGATCCGGGCCAGCGCCCAGGGTCTGTTCATGATGATGACGAACGGCCTGGGCGCTTTTTTAGGCGGCCGGATCAGCGGCATCGTCATAGACAAATATTTCAGGCTCAGCGGCGATCCGCTCGCGGTCCAGTTCAACTGGAAGGGGATCTGGATCACCTTCGCCCTGTACTCGCTGACCGTGGCGGTTCTGTTCGCCATCCTGTTCCGTCATCAACACGACGGCCGGCAGATGGGCAGCGCCAAGCCGTCGGAATCGTCCCTGAAGACGGAATCGGTCTGA
- a CDS encoding adenosine deaminase family protein, with protein sequence MTISRAFIEAIPKTDLHLHLDGSLRLPTLIELAREQGVKLPAYDERGLRRLVFKNKYSSLNEYLEGFAYTTAVLQTGPALERVGYELAQDNQAEGVRYIEVRFAPQLHQNPQMTCIEAMAALNRGLLRAKDEFNARAEVRSGAEPPFEYGIIACAMRMFDYGFSHYFDTLLNVHAHSDRKSVFALASQELVRAAVEAKTKFKLPIVGFDLAGAEAGFPAEDHAKAYALAHKNFLKKTVHAGEAYGPESIFQAITDLHADRLGHAVYLFDAGMIKSREIKDKKAYVANLVEYIADRRITIEVCLTSNLQTNPAIRSLAQHSFRLMRKAKLSATFCTDNRTVSQTTVSDEIEKAVRAFGITPHELKNFIIYGFKRSFFPGTYIKKREYTHQIIEYYEKIEKRFARAARSRAAAGRKR encoded by the coding sequence ATGACCATCAGCCGCGCCTTCATCGAAGCCATTCCCAAGACCGACCTCCATCTGCATCTGGACGGCTCGCTCCGCCTTCCGACCCTGATCGAGCTGGCCCGGGAGCAGGGCGTCAAGCTCCCGGCCTATGACGAGAGGGGCCTGCGCCGTCTGGTTTTCAAGAATAAATACTCCAGCCTGAACGAGTATTTGGAGGGGTTCGCCTATACCACGGCCGTGCTGCAGACGGGGCCGGCCCTGGAGCGGGTGGGCTACGAGCTGGCCCAGGACAACCAAGCCGAAGGGGTCCGCTACATCGAGGTCCGCTTCGCGCCCCAGCTTCACCAAAATCCCCAGATGACCTGCATCGAGGCCATGGCCGCCCTCAACCGGGGCCTGCTGCGGGCCAAGGACGAGTTCAACGCCCGGGCCGAAGTCAGGAGCGGCGCCGAGCCGCCCTTCGAGTACGGCATCATCGCCTGCGCCATGCGCATGTTCGACTACGGATTCTCGCACTACTTCGACACCCTGCTCAACGTCCACGCCCATTCCGACCGCAAGAGCGTGTTCGCCCTGGCCTCGCAGGAGCTGGTCCGGGCGGCAGTGGAGGCCAAGACCAAGTTCAAGCTGCCCATCGTCGGCTTCGATCTGGCCGGGGCCGAGGCCGGCTTCCCGGCCGAGGACCACGCCAAGGCCTACGCCCTGGCCCACAAGAACTTCCTGAAGAAGACGGTGCACGCCGGCGAGGCCTACGGGCCGGAGAGCATCTTCCAGGCCATCACCGACCTGCACGCCGACCGCCTCGGCCACGCCGTCTACCTGTTCGACGCCGGGATGATCAAGAGCCGCGAGATCAAGGACAAGAAGGCCTATGTCGCCAATCTGGTCGAGTACATCGCCGATCGGCGCATCACCATCGAAGTCTGCCTGACCTCGAACCTGCAGACCAACCCCGCCATCCGCAGCCTGGCCCAGCACTCGTTCCGGCTCATGCGCAAGGCCAAGCTGTCGGCCACCTTCTGCACCGACAACCGGACCGTATCGCAGACCACGGTCAGCGACGAAATCGAGAAGGCGGTGCGGGCCTTCGGCATCACCCCGCACGAGCTCAAGAACTTCATCATCTACGGGTTCAAGCGCAGCTTCTTCCCCGGGACCTACATCAAGAAAAGGGAATATACGCACCAGATCATCGAGTATTACGAGAAAATCGAAAAGCGCTTCGCGCGGGCGGCCCGCTCGCGCGCCGCAGCCGGCCGCAAGCGCTGA
- a CDS encoding phosphoribosyltransferase family protein: MTEKQYIKAQDLLDDSFRLGLKVLDSGFRPDFIVGIWRGGTPVGIAVQELFEHYGLATDHIAIRTSSYEGIEQRGKTIRVHGLNYIVEKADAAHGLLIVDDVYDTGLSIQAVIDSLNRLSRRNTPHDIRVATVFYKPGNNRTGRPPEYFVHSTENWLVFPHELTGLTPEEIARHKPEINRVIQERRTK, from the coding sequence ATGACTGAAAAGCAGTACATCAAAGCCCAGGACCTGCTGGACGATTCCTTCCGGCTCGGCCTCAAAGTCCTGGACAGCGGCTTTCGGCCCGACTTTATCGTCGGCATCTGGCGGGGCGGAACGCCGGTGGGCATCGCCGTGCAGGAGCTGTTCGAGCACTACGGCCTAGCCACCGACCATATCGCCATCCGCACCTCCTCTTACGAGGGCATCGAGCAGCGGGGCAAGACGATCCGGGTTCACGGCCTGAACTACATCGTCGAAAAAGCCGACGCCGCGCACGGCTTGCTGATCGTGGACGACGTCTACGACACCGGCTTGAGCATTCAGGCCGTCATCGACTCCCTGAACCGCCTATCGCGGCGCAACACGCCCCACGACATCCGGGTGGCCACGGTCTTCTACAAGCCCGGCAACAACCGTACCGGGCGGCCGCCCGAGTACTTCGTCCATTCGACCGAGAACTGGCTCGTCTTCCCCCACGAATTGACGGGCCTCACCCCCGAAGAGATCGCCCGCCACAAGCCCGAGATCAACCGCGTCATCCAGGAACGCCGAACCAAATGA
- the udk gene encoding uridine kinase: MKRKPLIIGVAGGTASGKTTIANAIMESINHPQMVMIQHDAYYRDVSHLPLAERAKINFDHPDALETDLMVRHIQELIAGRAIEMPVYDFSTHTRLAKGLVKKPAKVIIIEGILIFCEQALLELMDVRIFVDTDSDLRFIRRLKRDLQERQRSLESVIGQYLGTVRPMHIAFVEPSRKYADIIIPEGHNPVSTAMMVTMIRQRLRGGNREEP, translated from the coding sequence ATGAAGCGCAAGCCGCTGATCATCGGGGTGGCGGGCGGCACGGCCTCGGGCAAGACGACCATCGCCAATGCCATCATGGAGTCCATCAATCATCCCCAGATGGTCATGATCCAGCACGACGCCTACTACCGCGACGTCAGCCACCTGCCGCTGGCCGAGCGGGCCAAGATCAATTTCGACCACCCCGACGCCTTGGAGACCGACCTGATGGTCCGGCATATCCAGGAGCTCATCGCCGGCCGGGCCATCGAGATGCCGGTCTACGATTTTTCCACCCACACGCGCCTGGCCAAGGGCCTGGTCAAGAAGCCGGCCAAGGTCATCATCATCGAGGGCATCCTGATCTTCTGCGAGCAGGCTTTGCTCGAGCTGATGGACGTCCGGATTTTCGTCGATACGGACAGCGACCTGCGCTTCATCCGCCGGCTGAAGCGCGACCTTCAGGAGCGCCAGCGCAGCCTGGAGTCGGTGATCGGCCAATACCTGGGCACGGTCCGCCCCATGCACATCGCCTTCGTCGAACCGAGCCGCAAGTATGCGGACATCATCATTCCCGAAGGCCACAACCCGGTCTCCACGGCCATGATGGTGACCATGATCCGTCAGCGCCTGCGCGGAGGCAACCGCGAAGAACCCTAA